The region CGCTTTATCTGTCGGTTCACCTGTTTCTATATAGTCACTTATCTCTGTAGCAGTTAATTCTTTAAAAGTTACCGCTGTGCGGGCATAATCGGTATAGCTCCGACCGTGATAACAGACACATAGTCCGGTATAGACAAAATGGGGCTGTCCGGAGAGGAGAGAGAGAAAATGGGCTGCTTGAAAATCGTCTTCCGGTTTGTTGAGTATTTCACCGTTCAGATAGACCACTGTGTCAGCAGCAACAACAACACATTCCGGGTCCATTGCTTTTGCTACATGAGTTGCCTTTTGCTTAGCCAAACTGATCACATATTTTCTTGGATTAGTTGTCTTGATATTTTCATCTATCTCGGCTGGCATATAGAGAACTTTTAAACCCAATTGCCCAAAAATTTGCTGCCTTCTGGGTGATTTGGAAGCGAGAATTACTCTCCTGTCCTTTAATATGTTATGGATCATAAAAACTCCGTGTTTGGCTTTTTCATTATAACTTGGATATTTTATGAGTCACCGACCAAGAGTCAATAAAAACTTCGAAAACCATTTATTTGAGTAGAAAAATGGTAGTTTAACAAGAATAAAATAACTCCCGTATTCTTAATAACTTGCTGGAGACTCTTTCGTGCTATCTTACAAAAGAACTTGATTCTAAA is a window of Candidatus Cloacimonadota bacterium DNA encoding:
- a CDS encoding Maf family protein, translating into MIHNILKDRRVILASKSPRRQQIFGQLGLKVLYMPAEIDENIKTTNPRKYVISLAKQKATHVAKAMDPECVVVAADTVVYLNGEILNKPEDDFQAAHFLSLLSGQPHFVYTGLCVCYHGRSYTDYARTAVTFKELTATEISDYIETGEPTDKAGAYGIQGYGSQFITRVVGCYFNVMGFPVANFYELLKNKVFRNEG